The Iamia majanohamensis genome window below encodes:
- the mscL gene encoding large conductance mechanosensitive channel protein MscL, producing MLKEFKDFLMKGNLLEIAVGLILALAFKAVVDSLVADILTPIVAAVFGQPDFSSLVLDIGDGKITYGVFLNAVISFVIIGFVLFLVVKAYNQMVGMARRKGETEETEEDSAEVILLREIRDQLASRP from the coding sequence ATGTTGAAGGAGTTCAAGGACTTCTTGATGAAGGGCAACCTGCTCGAGATCGCCGTCGGGCTGATCCTCGCCCTCGCGTTCAAGGCCGTGGTCGACAGCCTGGTGGCCGACATCCTGACGCCGATCGTCGCTGCGGTCTTCGGCCAGCCGGACTTCAGCAGCCTCGTGCTGGACATCGGCGACGGGAAGATCACCTACGGCGTCTTCCTCAACGCGGTGATCTCCTTCGTCATCATCGGCTTCGTCCTGTTCCTGGTCGTGAAGGCCTACAACCAGATGGTGGGCATGGCCCGGCGCAAGGGCGAGACCGAGGAGACCGAGGAGGACTCGGCCGAGGTCATCCTCCTCCGGGAGATCCGCGACCAGCTCGCCTCCCGCCCCTGA
- a CDS encoding nucleoside-diphosphate sugar epimerase/dehydratase: MIAADVACVVVAIQVALVVRYDGSVPAGRVEDSIPAVLVAVAAQVLLGALTGLYRGHYRPASFEEMMIVAKTTVASTTVVVVSDLFLLDRSIPVTVAVAYGPLTLLGASVVRWIWRADQERRIRASSDGAAPLLVAGAGEAGAQIVAQLLRTRDCPYRPVALVDDDPAKRRLRVHGVPVGGTSRDLVAVAEAHGARTVLLAMPSVESAVIRDLTAAAEDAGLAVLTLPSVVEIFGGQVGIADIRPVTEEDLLGRVKVDIDIDAVADYLTGRTVLVTGAGGSIGRELCRQVHRFAPAQMVMLDRDESALHGTELALRGRATLDTRDLVVCDIRDVDRLQEVFDEHRPEVVFHAAALKHLPLLEMHPGEAVKSNCTGTDNVLRAAAAHGVDRFVNVSTDKAADPTSVLGLSKRVAERLTAHWALQGDGTYLSVRFGNVLGSRGSVLTTFRAQVDAGGPITVTHPDVTRFFMTIEEAVTLVIQAGALDLDGHALVLDMGSPVKIDDVARRLAAAADRPIDITYTGLRPGEKLHEVLLSSGEEGASTCHPLITEVPVPPLDPGRLAAVATAGVTQVVDQLRDLLADEAVRDPAPPPPPTSVPTGPADTSV, encoded by the coding sequence GTGATCGCCGCCGACGTCGCCTGCGTCGTCGTGGCCATCCAGGTGGCGCTCGTCGTCCGCTACGACGGCTCGGTGCCGGCGGGGCGCGTCGAGGACTCGATCCCGGCGGTCCTGGTGGCCGTCGCCGCCCAGGTGCTCCTCGGGGCCCTGACCGGGCTCTACCGCGGTCACTACCGCCCGGCCTCCTTCGAGGAGATGATGATCGTGGCCAAGACCACCGTGGCCAGCACCACGGTGGTCGTGGTCAGCGACCTCTTCCTGCTCGACCGCTCGATCCCGGTGACCGTCGCCGTGGCGTACGGGCCGCTCACCCTCCTCGGCGCCAGCGTCGTGCGGTGGATCTGGAGGGCGGACCAGGAGCGCCGCATCCGGGCCAGCTCTGACGGTGCCGCGCCGCTCCTCGTGGCGGGGGCCGGCGAGGCGGGGGCGCAGATCGTGGCCCAGCTGCTCCGGACCCGCGACTGCCCCTACCGCCCGGTGGCGCTGGTCGACGACGACCCGGCCAAGCGCCGCCTGCGGGTCCACGGGGTGCCGGTCGGAGGCACGTCGCGCGACCTCGTGGCGGTGGCCGAGGCCCACGGGGCCCGGACGGTGCTGCTCGCCATGCCCAGCGTCGAGAGCGCCGTCATCCGCGACCTCACCGCGGCGGCCGAGGACGCCGGCCTCGCGGTCCTCACCCTCCCCTCGGTGGTCGAGATCTTCGGTGGCCAGGTCGGCATCGCCGACATCCGGCCCGTCACCGAGGAGGACCTGCTCGGGCGGGTCAAGGTCGACATCGACATCGACGCCGTCGCCGACTACCTGACCGGCCGCACGGTGCTCGTCACCGGGGCCGGCGGGTCGATCGGCCGGGAGCTGTGCCGCCAGGTCCACCGGTTCGCCCCGGCCCAGATGGTGATGCTCGACCGCGACGAGTCGGCCCTGCACGGCACCGAGCTGGCCTTGCGCGGGCGCGCCACCCTGGACACGCGCGACCTGGTCGTCTGCGACATCCGCGACGTCGACCGGCTCCAGGAGGTCTTCGACGAGCACCGGCCCGAGGTGGTGTTCCACGCCGCCGCCCTCAAGCACCTGCCGCTGCTCGAGATGCACCCGGGCGAGGCGGTGAAGTCCAACTGCACGGGCACCGACAACGTGCTGCGGGCGGCCGCCGCCCACGGCGTGGACCGGTTCGTGAACGTCTCCACCGACAAGGCGGCCGACCCGACGAGCGTGCTGGGCCTGTCGAAGCGCGTGGCCGAGCGCCTGACCGCCCACTGGGCGCTCCAGGGCGACGGCACCTACCTCAGCGTGCGGTTCGGGAACGTGCTCGGCAGCCGTGGGTCGGTCCTGACCACGTTCCGGGCCCAGGTGGACGCCGGGGGGCCCATCACCGTGACCCACCCCGACGTCACCCGGTTCTTCATGACCATCGAGGAGGCGGTGACCCTGGTGATCCAGGCCGGGGCCCTCGACCTCGACGGCCACGCCCTGGTCCTCGACATGGGGTCCCCGGTGAAGATCGACGACGTGGCCCGCCGGCTGGCGGCGGCGGCGGACCGGCCGATCGACATCACCTACACCGGGCTCCGACCCGGCGAGAAGCTCCACGAGGTGCTCCTCTCGTCCGGCGAGGAGGGGGCGAGCACCTGCCACCCCCTCATCACCGAGGTCCCCGTCCCGCCGCTCGACCCCGGCCGGCTGGCCGCGGTGGCCACGGCCGGGGTGACACAGGTCGTGGACCAGCTGCGCGACCTCCTGGCCGACGAGGCGGTGCGGGACCCGGCCCCGCCCCCTCCGCCGACGTCGGTGCCCACGGGCCCGGCCGACACCTCGGTCTGA
- a CDS encoding DUF4012 domain-containing protein encodes MVSPEVTTPRGRDVTRPSLLDRRQRRAVVLAIVALSAVAAATAGARPTDLRVADVALAAGVGALVPWCAAHARRWTWCWVAGVAGVATVDRLLPFSLAVAALAIALAASRTRHRRRMTGALVGALAIQALLRVGDLGPVGVPALLTLLAVVPVVLSGRRLMGRRRRRWLDRGVVAVALVAVVGAAAAVVAALLVRDPLVGAVDRSEAAVAGVGAGEQEGTLADLDAARSDFAEAGDLLGSPLLWPARAVPVVGPHVGALGELAAVGEDLTATSSTTVADVDYDRLRYRSGRINLAEVERVAPALRTIRGALADAEARTADLDSPWLVAPLTDEVDDLRGRLVETRDQAATAEVALDLAPEMLGADGPRRYLVVFPTESESRGGGGFVGNFVVLDAVDGEVRLTESARIRTLIDARPEGERRLEGLDDYVDQYGRFRPEDFNQDILLSPHFPDDAAAFAQVADQSLRGPVDAVISMSPAALGSLLTFTGPLPVPGREAPLVPDEAEQFLQLGQYLEYQDDEQRADALEGLTREVFDRLTEGTLPSPRALGEQLGPLVPTGGLRVWSTRPEEEDLLRRLDVTGELPEAGGHDLVHVSGINGGQNKIDVFLQREVEVVPAIDPDTGEVTSTVRVTLRNDAPAGGLPRYVIGNAQGDPPGTNRHLLTVFSPLELEGARVGDRSVGVTVGEERGYRTYGLYLDVPPGGEVTLELSLRGTIPDMEGYRLVVPAQPMVNPDALTVSGPVLDEPDVVLDRTRTFGAPGG; translated from the coding sequence ATGGTCAGCCCCGAGGTCACGACGCCACGGGGCCGCGACGTCACGCGCCCCTCGCTGCTCGACCGGCGCCAGCGGAGGGCCGTCGTGCTCGCCATCGTCGCTCTCTCGGCCGTGGCCGCGGCGACGGCGGGGGCCCGTCCGACCGACCTCCGGGTGGCCGACGTCGCCCTCGCGGCCGGGGTGGGGGCGCTGGTCCCCTGGTGCGCGGCCCATGCCCGCCGCTGGACGTGGTGCTGGGTGGCGGGCGTCGCCGGGGTGGCCACGGTGGACCGCCTCCTGCCCTTCTCCCTGGCCGTCGCCGCCCTCGCGATCGCCCTCGCGGCCAGCCGGACGCGGCACCGACGGCGGATGACCGGGGCGCTCGTCGGCGCCTTGGCCATCCAGGCCCTGCTCCGCGTCGGCGACCTGGGGCCGGTCGGCGTGCCGGCCCTCCTCACCCTGCTCGCGGTGGTGCCCGTCGTCCTCTCGGGCCGGCGCCTGATGGGCCGACGGCGGCGGCGCTGGCTCGACCGAGGGGTGGTGGCCGTCGCCCTGGTGGCCGTGGTGGGTGCGGCGGCCGCCGTGGTCGCCGCCCTCCTCGTGCGCGACCCCCTGGTGGGGGCGGTCGATCGGTCGGAGGCGGCCGTGGCGGGCGTGGGCGCCGGGGAGCAGGAGGGCACCCTCGCCGACCTCGATGCCGCCCGGTCCGACTTCGCCGAGGCGGGCGACCTCCTCGGCTCCCCGCTGCTGTGGCCGGCGCGCGCCGTGCCCGTGGTCGGCCCCCACGTGGGCGCCCTGGGTGAGCTGGCCGCGGTGGGGGAGGACCTGACCGCCACGTCCTCGACCACCGTCGCCGACGTCGACTACGACCGTCTCCGCTACCGGTCCGGGCGCATCAACCTGGCGGAGGTCGAGCGGGTCGCGCCCGCGCTGCGGACGATCCGGGGGGCGCTGGCCGACGCCGAGGCGCGCACCGCCGACCTCGACTCCCCCTGGCTGGTGGCTCCGCTCACCGATGAGGTCGACGACCTGCGGGGGCGGCTGGTGGAGACCCGGGACCAGGCCGCCACCGCCGAGGTGGCACTCGACCTCGCCCCGGAGATGCTGGGGGCCGACGGCCCCCGCCGCTACCTCGTGGTGTTCCCCACCGAGTCCGAGTCCCGCGGCGGTGGGGGCTTCGTCGGGAACTTCGTGGTCCTCGACGCCGTCGACGGCGAGGTGCGCCTGACCGAGTCGGCCCGCATCCGCACCCTGATCGATGCCCGTCCGGAGGGCGAGCGCCGCCTCGAGGGCCTCGACGACTACGTCGACCAGTACGGCAGGTTCCGGCCCGAGGACTTCAACCAGGACATCCTCCTCTCGCCCCACTTCCCCGACGACGCCGCCGCCTTCGCCCAGGTCGCCGACCAGTCGCTGCGCGGACCGGTGGACGCCGTCATCAGCATGTCGCCGGCGGCCCTCGGCTCGCTGCTCACCTTCACGGGCCCGCTGCCGGTCCCCGGGCGCGAGGCGCCCCTCGTGCCCGACGAGGCCGAGCAGTTCCTGCAGCTCGGGCAGTACCTGGAGTACCAGGACGACGAGCAGAGGGCCGACGCCCTGGAGGGCCTCACCCGGGAGGTCTTCGACCGCCTCACCGAGGGCACCCTGCCCTCGCCCCGAGCCCTGGGCGAGCAGCTCGGGCCGCTGGTGCCGACGGGTGGGCTGCGGGTCTGGTCCACCCGACCGGAGGAGGAGGACCTCCTGCGCCGCCTCGACGTCACCGGGGAGCTGCCCGAGGCCGGCGGGCACGACCTGGTGCACGTCAGCGGGATCAACGGGGGCCAGAACAAGATCGACGTGTTCCTGCAGCGGGAGGTGGAGGTGGTCCCCGCCATCGACCCCGACACCGGCGAGGTCACCTCGACCGTGCGGGTCACGCTCCGCAACGACGCGCCGGCCGGGGGGCTGCCCCGCTACGTCATCGGCAACGCCCAGGGCGACCCGCCCGGCACCAACCGGCACCTCCTGACGGTGTTCTCGCCCCTCGAGCTGGAGGGAGCGCGCGTCGGCGACCGGTCCGTGGGGGTGACCGTCGGCGAGGAGCGCGGCTACCGCACCTACGGGCTGTACCTGGACGTCCCGCCGGGGGGCGAGGTCACCCTCGAGCTGTCCCTGCGGGGCACGATCCCGGACATGGAGGGGTACCGGTTGGTGGTCCCCGCCCAGCCGATGGTGAACCCCGACGCCCTCACCGTCTCGGGGCCCGTCCTCGACGAGCCCGACGTCGTGCTCGACCGCACCCGCACCTTCGGCGCGCCGGGCGGGTGA
- a CDS encoding Ig-like domain-containing protein has product MRKVIGAAAAVVLAVLASLTVSQVAGAQYDPEACTVTVSPASVEAGGTVTLSGETSSSVGGTAGQPVSFSIDGEALAETTTGDDGTFSVEATIPAGLAPGTYTITAQCGGAGGEVLGTTDVQVLAAGGGGAGGDGTGGTGTGAGGTGSGAGGTGSGAGGTGSGGQSGGDLARTGTDLGLPVQVGVALLALGGIALALTTSRRRAA; this is encoded by the coding sequence ATGCGCAAGGTGATCGGGGCAGCGGCCGCTGTCGTGCTGGCGGTCCTCGCCAGCCTCACGGTGAGCCAGGTGGCGGGGGCGCAGTACGACCCCGAGGCCTGCACCGTCACCGTCTCGCCCGCATCGGTCGAGGCCGGCGGCACCGTCACCCTCTCCGGTGAGACCTCGAGCTCGGTCGGCGGCACCGCGGGCCAGCCCGTGTCCTTCTCGATCGACGGCGAGGCCCTGGCCGAGACCACCACCGGCGACGACGGCACCTTCTCGGTCGAGGCCACCATCCCCGCAGGCCTTGCGCCCGGGACCTACACCATCACCGCCCAGTGCGGCGGTGCCGGGGGCGAGGTCCTCGGCACCACCGACGTCCAGGTGCTCGCCGCCGGCGGCGGCGGCGCCGGGGGCGACGGGACCGGCGGCACGGGCACGGGTGCCGGCGGCACCGGCTCGGGTGCCGGTGGCACCGGCTCGGGTGCGGGCGGCACCGGCTCGGGCGGCCAGTCCGGCGGCGACCTCGCCCGCACGGGCACCGACCTCGGCCTCCCCGTCCAGGTGGGCGTGGCCCTGCTCGCCCTCGGCGGGATCGCCCTCGCCCTCACCACCTCCCGTCGCCGGGCGGCCTGA
- the lpdA gene encoding dihydrolipoyl dehydrogenase — translation MVPTADTHDLVIIGGGPGGYAAALYGAAAGLDVGIIENRRLGGTCLNRGCIPAKELLQTAEVARTVADSGTFGIKAGGDVTLDFSASTDRMWGVVDQLVKGLGSLLKGRKVTVYEGTGTLGADRQVTVTDGDGETTTLQGDNVLLASGSVPRLLPGFDVSDRVLTSDEVFQLDHVPDRVVVVGGGAIGIEFASMFNDLGAEVTVLEALPAILPGVDADVVKLVHRALEKRGITIRTGVKVEGQDTGDAAITVTLEGGESVEADRVVVSVGRRPLSDSLGLDGSGVTTDDRGFVEVDEWCRTGADGVFATGDLIATPGLAHVAYAESILVIKQIMGEPAAPVEYSRVPWCVYCHPEVAFVGLTEEAAKAAGHDVVTSKHRWPGNGRAMILGETEGMVKVIAEKQDDGTGGQILGVHMAGPWVTEQLGQGYLAVNWEATVDEVAAFIQPHPSLSENFGETILSLTGRGLHG, via the coding sequence GTGGTCCCCACGGCCGACACGCACGATCTCGTCATCATCGGAGGAGGCCCGGGCGGCTACGCAGCCGCCCTCTACGGGGCCGCCGCCGGGCTCGACGTCGGCATCATCGAGAACCGGCGCCTGGGCGGCACCTGCCTGAACCGGGGCTGCATCCCGGCCAAGGAGCTGCTCCAGACCGCCGAGGTGGCCCGCACCGTGGCCGACTCCGGCACCTTCGGCATCAAGGCCGGCGGCGACGTCACCCTCGACTTCTCGGCCTCCACCGACCGCATGTGGGGCGTGGTCGACCAGCTGGTGAAGGGCCTCGGCAGCCTGCTGAAGGGGCGGAAGGTCACCGTCTACGAGGGCACCGGCACCCTCGGCGCCGACCGGCAGGTCACCGTGACCGACGGCGACGGCGAGACCACCACCCTGCAGGGCGACAACGTGCTCCTCGCCAGCGGCTCGGTCCCCCGCCTCCTCCCCGGGTTCGACGTGAGCGACCGGGTGCTCACCTCCGACGAGGTCTTCCAGCTCGACCACGTCCCCGACCGGGTCGTCGTGGTCGGCGGGGGCGCCATCGGCATCGAGTTCGCCTCCATGTTCAACGACCTCGGCGCCGAGGTCACCGTGCTCGAGGCCCTCCCGGCCATCCTCCCCGGCGTCGACGCCGACGTGGTGAAGCTGGTCCACCGGGCGCTGGAGAAGCGGGGCATCACCATCCGCACCGGGGTCAAGGTCGAGGGCCAGGACACCGGCGACGCCGCCATCACCGTGACCCTCGAGGGTGGCGAGTCGGTCGAGGCCGACCGGGTGGTCGTGTCGGTCGGGCGCCGGCCGCTCTCGGACTCCCTCGGCCTCGACGGCAGCGGCGTGACCACCGACGACCGCGGCTTCGTCGAGGTCGACGAGTGGTGCCGCACCGGCGCCGACGGCGTGTTCGCCACCGGCGACCTGATCGCCACCCCCGGCCTGGCCCACGTGGCCTACGCCGAGTCCATCCTCGTGATCAAGCAGATCATGGGGGAGCCCGCGGCCCCGGTCGAGTACTCGCGGGTGCCGTGGTGCGTCTACTGCCACCCGGAGGTCGCCTTCGTCGGGCTCACCGAGGAGGCGGCCAAGGCCGCCGGCCACGACGTGGTCACCTCCAAGCACCGCTGGCCGGGCAACGGCCGGGCCATGATCCTGGGCGAGACCGAGGGCATGGTGAAGGTCATCGCCGAGAAGCAGGACGACGGCACCGGCGGCCAGATCCTCGGCGTGCACATGGCCGGCCCGTGGGTCACCGAGCAGCTGGGCCAGGGCTACCTGGCGGTGAACTGGGAGGCCACCGTCGACGAGGTGGCCGCCTTCATCCAGCCCCACCCGTCCCTCTCGGAGAACTTCGGCGAGACCATCCTCTCGCTCACCGGCCGTGGCCTGCACGGCTGA
- the sucB gene encoding 2-oxoglutarate dehydrogenase, E2 component, dihydrolipoamide succinyltransferase → MAEIQMPQLGETVTEGTITKWLKSVGDEITEDEAIVEVSTDKVDSEIPSPVSGTITEIKVEEGDTVDVGAVLAIVGDGDAAPAADGGGEEADASDPEPEPDAEEEAQDEATEPEAEPEPEPEPEPAPEPEPAPEPEPAPATAAASDEGRSGGGAEGMVLSPVVRRLVAEHDVDVSSIEGTGAGGRITRNDVLAAVEGGQAAAAAPTAEPEAPAAPAPAAPRAPSPQRVTPSTPGEASTSVPFNNIRRRTGEHMVRSQATSPHAFTAMEVDLEGVEQVRRAHKERFKAESGASLTYLPFISRALVDAVDEFPHMNASVGDGELIVHHDVNLGFAVDLGYEGLIVPVVHGAQDLRLPAIARAVADLADKARTRKLSADDISGGTATITNAGASGTLLQLPIINQPQVMILSTEGVVRRPVVVTDAAGNEAIAIRSVGNLTLGWDHRAFDGAYAAAFLRRMVDILEQRDWEAEL, encoded by the coding sequence ATGGCCGAGATCCAGATGCCCCAGCTGGGCGAGACCGTCACCGAGGGCACCATCACGAAGTGGCTGAAGTCCGTCGGTGACGAGATCACCGAGGACGAGGCCATCGTGGAGGTGTCCACCGACAAGGTCGACTCGGAGATCCCCTCGCCCGTCAGCGGGACCATCACCGAGATCAAGGTCGAGGAGGGCGACACCGTCGACGTGGGGGCCGTGCTGGCCATCGTCGGCGACGGCGACGCGGCCCCGGCCGCCGACGGCGGCGGCGAGGAGGCCGACGCCAGCGACCCGGAGCCCGAGCCCGACGCCGAGGAGGAGGCCCAGGACGAGGCCACCGAGCCGGAGGCGGAGCCCGAGCCCGAGCCTGAGCCGGAGCCGGCCCCCGAGCCCGAGCCCGCACCGGAGCCGGAGCCAGCCCCCGCCACCGCGGCGGCGTCCGACGAGGGGCGGTCCGGCGGCGGGGCCGAGGGCATGGTCCTGTCGCCCGTGGTGCGGCGGCTGGTCGCCGAGCACGACGTCGACGTGTCGTCCATCGAGGGCACGGGGGCCGGCGGGCGCATCACCCGCAACGACGTCCTCGCCGCCGTCGAGGGCGGCCAGGCGGCCGCCGCCGCACCGACGGCCGAGCCCGAGGCCCCGGCCGCCCCGGCCCCGGCCGCGCCCCGGGCCCCCAGCCCGCAGCGGGTCACCCCGTCCACCCCGGGCGAGGCGTCCACCTCGGTGCCGTTCAACAACATCCGGCGCCGCACGGGCGAGCACATGGTGCGCTCCCAGGCCACCTCGCCCCACGCCTTCACCGCCATGGAGGTCGACCTCGAGGGGGTGGAGCAGGTCCGCCGGGCCCACAAGGAGCGCTTCAAGGCCGAGTCCGGGGCCAGCCTGACCTACCTCCCGTTCATCTCCCGGGCCCTGGTCGACGCGGTCGACGAGTTCCCCCACATGAACGCGAGCGTCGGCGACGGCGAGCTCATCGTCCACCACGACGTCAACCTCGGCTTCGCCGTCGACCTCGGCTACGAGGGCCTCATCGTCCCCGTGGTGCACGGGGCCCAGGACCTGCGCCTCCCGGCCATCGCCCGGGCGGTGGCCGACCTGGCCGACAAGGCCCGCACCCGCAAGCTCTCGGCCGACGACATCAGCGGCGGCACCGCCACCATCACCAACGCCGGGGCGTCCGGCACCCTGCTGCAGCTGCCCATCATCAACCAGCCCCAGGTGATGATCCTCTCCACCGAGGGGGTCGTCCGTCGTCCCGTCGTGGTCACCGACGCCGCCGGCAACGAGGCCATCGCCATCCGCTCGGTCGGCAACCTCACCCTCGGGTGGGACCACCGGGCCTTCGACGGCGCCTACGCCGCCGCCTTCCTGCGGCGCATGGTCGACATCCTCGAGCAGCGGGACTGGGAGGCGGAGCTGTAG
- the lipA gene encoding lipoyl synthase: MKARFRITDDYRRLKHTLRDLDLVTVCEEAGCPNIFECWADGTATFMINGERCTRACGFCLVDTRHPQPLDAGEPGRVADAVERMDLAHAVVTAVARDDLDDGGAAAFAATVRAIRARRPATAVEVLIPDCKGDPDALATIFDARPDVLNHNLETVARLQRAVRPSASYARSLAVLARAGEAGLTTKSSLIVGLGETVEEIHQALADLAAVGTDIVTVGQYLRPTTHHLPVARWWTPEELAAVAEVGEAMGIGHVEASPLTRSSYHARQAAEAVSEAPVAVGHPG, encoded by the coding sequence ATGAAGGCCCGGTTCCGCATCACCGACGACTACCGGCGCCTGAAGCACACCCTCCGCGACCTCGACCTGGTCACGGTGTGCGAGGAGGCCGGCTGTCCCAACATCTTCGAGTGCTGGGCCGACGGCACGGCCACGTTCATGATCAACGGCGAGCGCTGCACCCGGGCGTGCGGGTTCTGCCTGGTCGACACCCGCCACCCGCAGCCCCTCGACGCCGGCGAGCCCGGGCGGGTGGCCGACGCGGTCGAGCGCATGGACCTGGCCCACGCCGTGGTCACCGCGGTGGCCCGCGACGACCTGGACGACGGCGGCGCCGCCGCCTTCGCCGCCACCGTGCGCGCCATCCGGGCCCGCCGCCCGGCGACCGCGGTCGAGGTGCTGATCCCCGACTGCAAGGGCGACCCCGACGCCCTGGCCACGATCTTCGACGCCCGGCCCGACGTGCTCAACCACAACCTGGAGACGGTCGCCCGCCTCCAGCGCGCCGTGCGGCCCTCGGCCTCCTACGCCCGCAGCCTGGCCGTGCTGGCCCGCGCCGGGGAGGCCGGGCTCACCACCAAGTCGAGCCTCATCGTGGGCCTGGGCGAGACCGTCGAGGAGATCCACCAGGCGCTGGCCGACCTGGCCGCGGTCGGCACCGACATCGTGACCGTGGGCCAGTACCTCCGTCCCACCACCCACCACCTCCCGGTGGCCCGCTGGTGGACCCCCGAGGAACTGGCGGCGGTGGCCGAGGTGGGCGAGGCCATGGGCATCGGCCACGTCGAGGCCAGCCCCCTCACCCGCTCGAGCTACCACGCCCGCCAGGCCGCCGAGGCGGTCTCGGAGGCGCCGGTGGCCGTCGGCCACCCCGGCTGA
- a CDS encoding M24 family metallopeptidase gives MHAERMDRVRAAMAAQGIDVLLLSVGPDLPWLVGYEAMPLERLTMLVLPREGEATLVVPRLEAPRVVERPDVFALRPWEEAEDPVAAVAALAGPASVVAVGDRTWGGFVLDLQGVMPGGARWVRASAVTGPLRARKDPEEVAALRVAAEAADRVAAQLQGGEVPLRGRTEAQVSADIGQRLLDEGHHRVNFAIVAAGAHAASPHHEPGEAVIEAGQVVLCDFGGTWPTPSGAGYCSDITRCVSLGPPPPEVADAYDALRAAQAASVAAADVGTACEAVDAAARDPLVAAGYGDRFIHRTGHGIGVEEHEDPYIVAGNAAALEAGHAFSVEPGIYTPGAWGLRLEDIVVATDAGPLALNRADHSLVLVDA, from the coding sequence GTGCACGCAGAGCGCATGGATCGGGTCCGGGCCGCGATGGCGGCGCAGGGGATCGACGTCCTCCTCCTGTCGGTCGGCCCCGACCTGCCCTGGCTGGTGGGCTACGAGGCCATGCCGCTCGAGCGCCTGACCATGCTGGTGCTGCCCCGCGAGGGCGAGGCCACCCTCGTCGTGCCCCGCCTGGAGGCGCCCCGGGTGGTCGAGCGCCCCGACGTGTTCGCCCTCCGGCCGTGGGAGGAGGCCGAGGACCCGGTTGCCGCGGTGGCCGCCCTGGCCGGTCCCGCCTCCGTGGTGGCGGTGGGCGACCGCACCTGGGGCGGGTTCGTGCTCGACCTGCAGGGGGTGATGCCGGGAGGGGCTCGGTGGGTCCGGGCCTCGGCGGTCACCGGACCGCTGCGCGCCCGCAAGGACCCCGAGGAGGTGGCCGCCCTCCGCGTCGCGGCCGAGGCCGCGGACCGGGTGGCCGCCCAGCTGCAGGGCGGTGAGGTCCCGCTGCGGGGCCGGACCGAGGCGCAGGTGTCGGCCGACATCGGCCAGCGGCTCCTGGACGAGGGTCACCACCGGGTCAACTTCGCCATCGTGGCCGCCGGTGCCCACGCCGCCAGCCCCCACCACGAGCCCGGCGAGGCGGTGATCGAGGCCGGCCAGGTCGTGCTCTGCGACTTCGGCGGCACCTGGCCGACGCCGTCGGGTGCGGGCTACTGCTCCGACATCACGCGCTGCGTGTCCCTGGGCCCGCCGCCGCCCGAGGTGGCCGACGCCTACGACGCCCTCCGGGCGGCCCAGGCCGCCTCGGTGGCCGCGGCCGACGTGGGCACCGCCTGCGAGGCCGTCGACGCCGCGGCGCGCGACCCGCTGGTCGCCGCCGGCTACGGCGACCGCTTCATCCACCGCACCGGCCACGGCATCGGCGTGGAGGAGCACGAGGACCCCTACATCGTCGCCGGCAACGCCGCCGCGCTCGAGGCCGGCCACGCCTTCTCGGTGGAGCCCGGCATCTACACGCCGGGCGCGTGGGGCCTGCGCCTGGAGGACATCGTGGTGGCCACCGATGCCGGCCCCCTCGCCCTCAACCGGGCCGACCACTCGTTGGTGCTGGTCGACGCCTAG